GGAATCAGTGATCCATTGGACATAACTGATGATGATAAAGCTCTTGAAAGATTTAATTCCTCGATTTGTTTTGAGGATGGTAGGTATCAGATACAGTGGCCATGGAAATATGAGAACTTTGATATTCCTGAAAACTTGGATATTGCAGTTGGTAGACTTAGATCTTTGGCAAGACGTTTTCAGAAGGATAGAAATCTACTTTAGAAATATGATGAAGTTATTTCTAGTCAAGTTAAGCAAGGAATAGTGGAGAAGGTCACTACTGATACAAGGACAAGTCAACAATGCCGTTATCTTCCTCATCATCCAGTGATGACACCAGCTAAGAGTACAACCAAACTGCGTATTGTGTATGATGCTTCAGCTAAAGCAAGGAGGGGAGAGAAGAGTTTAAATGAGTGTCTTCACAGAGGCCCTGTGTTATTACCAGACTTGTGTGGTATCCTGCTTCGTTTTAGGATCCAGCCAATTGTCATGCTTGCTGACATCAAGAAAGCCTTTTTGCAGGTTGGTATCCAGGAGATGGACAGAGATGTAACAAGGTTCCTCTGGTTTAAGAACTTACAAAGCTTAGAAGTGGTTGAAGAAAATCTGGATGTTTACCGATTTTGTCGAGTTCCATTTGGAATTATTTGTAGTCCCTTTTTGCTGGGAGGAACAATCAAGTATCATTTGAAGAAGATTGGCACACCTGTTGCTTCATGGATTAGTGAGAACATCTATGTTGATAATGTCCTACTTGGAGCTGGTACTGTGAAAGAAGCTCACAAGATTTATTTCGAGTCAAAGAACATTTTTGGAAAGGAATCTATGAATCTAAGGGAGTGGATCTCCAATTCATCTGAATTCCTTGGTTTGTTACCGGAGACTGAAGTTGTCAAAGGAAGTGTTGTTAAGACCTTTGGCATGCCATGGAATTACAAAGAAGATAACCTACGAGTTGGAGGAGTTAATTTTAGTAACTCGGATGTCATCCCTACAAAAAGGGAGGTATTGAAAGTAGTGGCTAAGGTTTTTGATCCATTGGGTCTTGTTACTCCGGTGACATTTTATGGGAAGGTGTTTCTTCAAGTACTGTGGATGGAGAGTGTGTCATGGGATGAGCCTTTGTCAGAAGAGCTATGTAAGAGATGGAATGAAATATTGACTGAATTGAGACTGTTGTCTACTCTTAAGATAAATAGACGTGATGCCAATGTGGACACTACTGAACAGTATAAGCtgcttgtgttttgtgatgcatcAATGAAATCTTATGCTGCTGTAGTGTATCTTCGTGTAGAGAAACATAGTTCTGTCAAGGTAAACCTTATCTTTTCAAAGATGAGATTGGTTTCAAAGGGTACCCATAAGATGAAAGGAAATATTACACTTCCTAGACTAGAGTTACTTGTTGTTAACATTGGAATACGAGCAGCAAATTTTGTTGCTAGGGAGTTGAAATTACCATCATTGAGACAGATTTTGTGGACAGATTCAACATGTGTTTTACATTGGTTAAAAACCAACAAGCCGTTGCCCACCTTTGTTGAGAATAGAGTGAAAGAAGTGTTAAAGGAATTGGATGTTATTTTTCGATATGTACCATCTGACCAGAACCCTGCTGATTTTCCTACTAGAGGATTGCTAGTGTCTGAAGTCAAGGAAGCCAAATTATGGTGGAATGGGCCTACGTGGCTTAAAGATGCAGAGAACATCTGGCCAGAATGGTGTATACCTCAATTGACACCCAAGATTTTACAAGGATTGGAATGTGGGGTTCCAAGAGCTTTGTATGAAACGACTTCAGTCATTAGTCATGATGTTGACAATGTAAACTCAATTTGTGGAATTGATGAAAAGAAGTTTTCCTCCTTGAGAAGACTTTTGAGAGTTACTGTTTATTGTTTAAAGTTTATTAGGAGAAGAATCTGGCTTACTTTGACACAGTCGATTAGGGAATCAATTGAAAGGAGGTGTAAGTTACTGTACTTTGTGTTGAGTTCATTGTCTGATGGACAGTCAGTTTGTGCAAGTGATTTACAGGTAGCAACATCGTTGTGGGTGTCTGTTGTTCAGAAACGAAGGTTTGCTGATGTACTGACTGCTATTGAGAAAGAtagaaaacactgtttgatacacCAGCTTGGTTTGAAGTTATATGTCTATGGAGTGTTACGATGTTATGGAAGATTTCTAAATGCTGAAACTACTGACAGTTCCAAATGTCCAAAGTTGCTACCACGGCATGAAATACTTACATGGTTACTGATTAAAGAAGTGCATGAACGCTTGATTCATGCTGGAGTTGCACATACGCTTTCACAAATCCGTGAGGAGTATTGGATACCTCAGGGTCGAGTAGCAGTAAGAAGTGTTTTATCATGTTGTATGATCTGTCGTAGACACGAAGGTGCCCCTTTCCCATTGCCACTGATGCCCCCTTGGCTCCGTGAGAGAGTGGCTAGATCTGATCCTTTTCAATTTACTGGACTTGATTACTTGGGGCCAGTGTATTTTGAGGAGGGAAGTCAGTTACATAAGGTTTGGGTGTGTTTATTCACATGCCTAACTGTTAGAGCTTTACATTTGGAGTGGGTATTGGGTTTGACGGCTGAGCAATGTCTAAATTGTTTGAGAAGATTCATTTCACGACGAGGAAAGCCTGATTCCATTATTTTAGATAATGCTCCTCAATTCAAGCTTACAAATACGGTGATAAATCAACAGTGGAGGAGAGTTTTTACAGACAAGGATTTGTTAAGTTATGTTTCTAGTGAGGGTATCAGATGGAGCTTTACTACAGCTTTGGCCCCTTGGCAGGGTGGCCTTTATGAACGGTTAGTTGGGATGGTTAAGCGATGTTTACGGAAAGCTTTGGGAAGAAACCATTTTACTTTGGATCAACTAGCTACCTTGCTGACAGAGATCGAGGCAGTACTTAATTCGAGGCCACTAACATATGTGTATGAAGACTTTCAGTCGGGCTTTACGTTGACACCGTCACATTTTTTGGTTACAAACAGGAAACTGGGTCTTCCATCCACGGAAGATAGTTATCATACAGATGAGGATTATCAACCTAAGAGAGATACTGCAACACAATTGTTTACGACTTGGAAGAAAGGCCAGAAGTATCTGGATTTGTTTTGGAAGGTTTGGAGGGAGGAGTATTTACTGAGTCTCCGAGAAAATTTACCTATCTATCACAAAAATTCAAGACACTCAAAATTAAGAGTTCCTAAAGTAGATGACATAGTATTGGTGAAAGATGATAACATCCCTAGATGTAGTTGGAAACTAGGTAAAATTCAGAAGTTGATAACTGGACATGATGGTCAAATTAGATCAGCAGAGGTTCTTTTACCAAGTGGTGGTATGATTGCTAGAGCTATATGTCACCTTTATCCACTGGAATTGCCTAGTAAAACAGATGAACAGATAACTATGATGGACAATAGAAGATCTGAGGATGATGTTACTGAAAATGATGATATCAATAACCAGGAACAATACTCTACTAAACATGATAAGAAAAGGAAGGCTCATTTGATCTCCCGACAACGAATACATAAATGTTTGAGGGATAACCCAACTTCTGTTTTATTTGCTCTCCCGGGAGGATGTCAAGACTGAGAGTGATTGTCTAAATTATATTGCAAGCAGGACTTGAACACTTGTAATGTGTgttattattatgatgtcatcattatgtGCACGTGATATAATGTATAAAAGTGTACACTCTGTTTAAATTATTACCAGTCTTATGTGAGCCTAAATGAAGCGAGTTATCCCTCCGAAACGATTGAGCCTTGGCGTCCTTCTGTCTTCGTTACAATTCTGTTCCCCACTAGATCTCCTACGTTTTGATTCATCTACTAGTTTTCTATGTTTCTCTCGTTCCATTTTTGTTCTGTTTGGTGCTATATACACATTCTTGTGTTGGTCAAAATTGCGAAGCTTTCCGGATTGAAACAAGATTGAGCCTCTAGCAAGTACATCCTCAAGAGATATTAGTAAAGGTCTTGGTGTGGACTCATTTCTGCGGCCAACGCGTGCTATTTTAGTTAGATTGACATCAAGATCAAAGACAGACTTTATTAGATCCTTAATCTCTGGTGTGTCAGACTTGGAGTCGGATGACTCTCTAAAATTGTAAACTATCAGGTTCTTGCTTCTTCGCTCTCTGTCTGCCAGTTCATCTAGAATAGTCAATGTGGTTGCAGCAGAGGTCGGCTTTTCATTTGGTTGAGTGTGGGTGGTAGTTGATTCTGAAACAGAGTCAATCTCCATCTGGAGATTACTATTTCTGGAGAAGAGGCTTTCGATTTTAGAGGAGAGATCTTTAACTGACTGTGCTAAGGAGTCGTATTTTGATACATGTGAGTGTACTGACTTATCAGTCTTATTGTCTTCAAAGAACTCTAGTGTTTCATCTAAATTTGGTGCACAAGTAGTGCAGAAAAACACAAGGTTAATGCTGGGCTTACGTAGAATAGCACACTCTTCATCCTTCAGATTGGCGCACTTACTGTGCACCCATGCATAACTGGCACCGCTGACACTGAATGCTACATTCTTCCTCATCAttaataataatcatacaatTAACACATGTATCACCTTCCTGATTATGCTTCTTTGATCGATTAGCTTCTGGTGAGACTGAACTAGCCAGCTCCTTTCGTTTTATAGGTCCTTTAGACATCTCATTCCAAATAGCACGCACCAGCTGTTTCAATAAAACAGCAAGACAACAATTCAACGAAATTTAGGTTCAAACCTTCGAGGGTACCGTTAGTAGAACTAAacgccacggtaccacagctgAAAAGTTTCGCCGAAGAGAGTTGCTGAGAATGGGTTTAATTTCGCCACTCTTTGGGTCACGTGATTTTTTTGCGCGCTCGACGGATGAAGCATgggttccttcccatacttcgcatatatagtccaggtctatacctgattataacccacagcagaaataaatcgatttgctactgtggatttggtacgGAGCTACTCTTTGCCGAAAATCGGCCTAAAATCACGTATTTTTGGATTCGGAGCAATccagcaatcaacaaaaggaaagccCACAAACTTTCACTATATagcaatatagtttggttatcacttcatgcacagtgcaagtttcatatggatctgagctttccttccatcaaactgtaaagtgctaataataataataataataataataaaactagGCGGCATGAAGTTTCTTCCTAGCTCGTGTGAGACTAAAATGGGAGGCGTGGCTGCAATAACTCCAAGTTTTAGTTCTCCAGCAAGTTATTTAGGCTTCAATATTATGTTGTGACCACCTAATGGTATTTGTTTCCAACCagaaatggatcacgtgattatggatTGATTTTTCGTGATTATAGCTATACACGGTTATCCAGGTAAAAATTCACTAGTATTTTTATTAACATTTGACTGAGACACCACTGGTGAAGCATAGAGTAAAACTTGGGTCCTACCAAAAATGGCAGGGTTCTTTGTATgtaagatcaatatactctaatagagcagtcatgtaaacagTCTCTAGTCTCTCTATTATATTCTGTTCTCTTTAAACAGGAAGAATTAAATATCAGGGAaaaagtgcaattggaaagaAACCTCAGAAGTATCAGATTACTGGTTGGGGGCACACCATAAACGAATCCACATTATGACTGCATGGCTATACACAGAGGCAATATTTATAGACAAGATTAGGTAATAAGAACAATTATGCTACTAGAGTTTCAATTCACTACAATAATGATTCTATATAGCTGCAGGGGCATTTCAAAAAGAAATATTGGTATGAAATTGAATTGGCCACCTTGCACTACTAAATGGCACAATACACACTTTTGATTAATTAGCTATACTCTACACTAACTGTAACTgtgaattttgtacatgtaatgatttGTATTGGTCCTTCTAGTATACTGCTAAGCAAAAATTCATTACACAAACCGGCTGTCAAATTTTAATGgtagaaatatctgcaaaattgtaattttcctgTGCCTTAATATACTCCCTGGTGGAggctctgcacagtaataaatataatacattatagttataattttaatggtacaaatgcataactattgtaattaattttgcaagcttttaaatttctgttttgcttgtaggatgtcaggggcggatccagggggggggggggggggggctttgggggctgaagcccccccttcatatttaggctttacttgatcaatatgctgagtattataatgaaattttgtcttagcataattatatgatcactaataatacaaatactcataaaaccaccttataaacatctttccaaggtattatcagtggatttatgctaaagtttatgtaacaaggacccggatcagcattggaggtgtacaagatcgagatactctaatagagcagtcagctaactactctaatagaacattcactggaaacatgtagttggttctgttatggaatttttccaactctgcctgcacctatacatatatacaatgaagtgcattggtttgtttaaagggcttcattcatccacttgtgtagttaatatatatggcaatacttaattcaggtacacaatttcattgaaaatgctctcagattcaatcttgtattgttcaaatttcaaaattttccacgttcaacattatattattctaacatgcacctattcagtgttgtgcaattgtgagaggggtgcatagtgtacttggttgtatgtacctacccaaacattttgattagcaaaatgctttagaaagccatacctataatctaaaggcagtatatgaaatatctacaggcagaaaatattatgaattttatgtggaaatgtttccaaattgcagtattttagcatctatttttctaaaatttcctgggggggcatgcccccagacccccctagttccagcctttgcacacctctacccaacagattagtaccttgagttagcccccccttttataaatcctagatccgcccctggatgtGCATACAATCTTATGTTGAACCACAGACTGTGTatggtatatataatatatatttggtAACATATTGCATGTGTGAGATGTAGACATTTATTATAGATATCCTTTTTATTATGAGTCATAAGTTAAGGACTTGTGATACTCAGTATAACATGCAGTTCCAATGGCCTATGTCTTCCCACTATGGATCTATTACCTTAAATGTGACTTAAATGTGATTTCTAAAGTACATATAAATGACTTATAAACCTTACATAAATTCAGGAATGGCTATACAAATGCATAGATAGCTCTACAAAGTGCatgttatacatatattatagagcactcagtacattgtggctgttgGTATAACAGTTTTCCAACAGGCCTTTGGTGCAGTTTCTCATGATAAAGCCAAAAATAAGTAATACCCTTGACCTATGGGTGAAAAACCTAAAATTTCTTGTTTGTTATTAAAggctcatatatatataatatagcacAGAGTAACTGCCTGCAGCCTGCTTTAAATAATAAGATTGAGGACATACCTCCTTACTTTTAAGAAGAAATGTACAGACTAGCTAAACTTATATACCACTGatgtaaatgatttttgttggctctaaaaaatatatatatagtatgcaATACTCTTTGTCAGCTGTCTGCTTCAAATCCGTTAAAATACCACGACTgtttatatgactgttctattagagtatctcgatcttacatGCAAACAACCCTGCCATTTTTGGTAGGACCCACGTTTTACTGTGCCTAACTCTAGTAgtttcatcagtggtgtggcagtCAGATGTTGATAAAATACTAGTGAAATTTTCCTGGATTATACCACTACATAGTtaaccatgtatagctataatgcacacCGAAAACCAATCCATAATCTCGTGATCCATTTCTGGTTGGAAACTAATACCATTAGGTGCATGGTCACAACATAATATTGAAGCCTAAATAACTTGCTGGAGAAACTAAAACTTGGAGTTATTGCAGCCACACCTCCCATTTTAGTCTCACACGCGCTAGGAAGAAATTTTATACcgcttagtttgatggaaggaaagctcagaGCCATATGAAACTTGCActgtgcatgaagtgataaccaaactatattgctgtatagtgaaggtttgtgggctttccttttgttgattgctgggttACTCCGAATCCAAAAATACGTGATTTTAGGCCGATTTTCGGAAAAGAGTAGCTCcgtaccaaatccacagtagcaaatcgatttatttctgctgtgggttataatcaggtatagacctgga
This portion of the Dysidea avara chromosome 12, odDysAvar1.4, whole genome shotgun sequence genome encodes:
- the LOC136239897 gene encoding uncharacterized protein; protein product: MTPAKSTTKLRIVYDASAKARRGEKSLNECLHRGPVLLPDLCGILLRFRIQPIVMLADIKKAFLQVGIQEMDRDVTRFLWFKNLQSLEVVEENLDVYRFCRVPFGIICSPFLLGGTIKYHLKKIGTPVASWISENIYVDNVLLGAGTVKEAHKIYFESKNIFGKESMNLREWISNSSEFLGLLPETEVVKGSVVKTFGMPWNYKEDNLRVGGVNFSNSDVIPTKREVLKVVAKVFDPLGLVTPVTFYGKVFLQVLWMESVSWDEPLSEELCKRWNEILTELRLLSTLKINRRDANVDTTEQYKLLVFCDASMKSYAAVVYLRVEKHSSVKVNLIFSKMRLVSKGTHKMKGNITLPRLELLVVNIGIRAANFVARELKLPSLRQILWTDSTCVLHWLKTNKPLPTFVENRVKEVLKELDVIFRYVPSDQNPADFPTRGLLVSEVKEAKLWWNGPTWLKDAENIWPEWCIPQLTPKILQGLECGVPRALYETTSVISHDVDNVNSICGIDEKKFSSLRRLLRVTVYCLKFIRRRIWLTLTQSIRESIERRCKLLYFVLSSLSDGQSVCASDLQVATSLWVSVVQKRRFADVLTAIEKDRKHCLIHQLGLKLYVYGVLRCYGRFLNAETTDSSKCPKLLPRHEILTWLLIKEVHERLIHAGVAHTLSQIREEYWIPQGRVAVRSVLSCCMICRRHEGAPFPLPLMPPWLRERVARSDPFQFTGLDYLGPVYFEEGSQLHKVWVCLFTCLTVRALHLEWVLGLTAEQCLNCLRRFISRRGKPDSIILDNAPQFKLTNTVINQQWRRVFTDKDLLSYVSSEGIRWSFTTALAPWQGGLYERLVGMVKRCLRKALGRNHFTLDQLATLLTEIEAVLNSRPLTYVYEDFQSGFTLTPSHFLVTNRKLGLPSTEDSYHTDEDYQPKRDTATQLFTTWKKGQKYLDLFWKVWREEYLLSLRENLPIYHKNSRHSKLRVPKVDDIVLVKDDNIPRCSWKLGKIQKLITGHDGQIRSAEVLLPSGGMIARAICHLYPLELPSKTDEQITMMDNRRSEDDVTENDDINNQEQYSTKHDKKRKAHLISRQRIHKCLRDNPTSVLFALPGGCQD